In Carassius carassius chromosome 7, fCarCar2.1, whole genome shotgun sequence, one genomic interval encodes:
- the tuba8l2 gene encoding tubulin, alpha 8 like 2: MRECISVHVGQAGVQMGNTCWELYCLEHGIQPDGQMPSHKPVGGHDDSFTTFFSETGAGKYVPRAIFVDLEPTVIDEVRTGTYRQLFHPEQLISGKEDAANNYARGHYTIGKEIIDSVLDRIRKLADQCTGLQGFLVFHSFGGGTGSGFTSLLMERLSVDFGKKSKLEFAIYPAPQVSTAVVEPYNSILTTHTTLEHSDCAFMVDNEAIYDICRRNLDIERPSYTNLNRLISQIVSSITASLRFDGALNVDLTEFQTNLVPYPRIHFPLATYAPVISAEKAYHEQLSVAEITNSCFEPSNQMVKCDPRHGKYMACCLLYRGDVVPKDVNVAIAAIKTKRSIQFVDWCPTGFKVGINYQPPTVVPGGDLAKVQRAVCMLSNTTAIAEAWARLDHKFDLMYAKRAFVHWYVGEGMEEGEFSEAREDMAALEKDYEEVGIDSFEEDEEGEEF, encoded by the exons CGTGAGTGTATCTCTGTCCACGTTGGCCAGGCTGGTGTCCAGATGGGGAACACCTGCTGGGAGCTGTACTGTCTGGAACACGGTATCCAGCCTGACGGCCAGATGCCCAGCCACAAACCAGTGGGTGGCCATGATGACTCCTTCACCACCTTCTTCAGTGAGACCGGAGCTGGCAAATATGTACCCCGTGCCATCTTTGTAGACCTTGAGCCAACAGTCATTG ACGAGGTCCGCACAGGCACCTATCGCCAGCTGTTTCATCCCGAGCAGCTCATCTCAGGTAAAGAGGATGCAGCGAATAACTACGCCCGTGGGCACTACACCATTGGCAAGGAGATCATTGACTCCGTACTGGACCGCATACGCAAACTG GCTGACCAGTGCACAGGGCTGCAAGGTTTCCTGGTCTTCCACAGTTTTGGTGGAGGCACGGGCTCAGGCTTCACCTCCCTTCTGATGGAGCGTCTCTCTGTTGACTTCGGAAAGAAGTCCAAGCTGGAGTTTGCCATTTATCCAGCTCCACAGGTGTCTACGGCTGTGGTGGAGCCGTACAACTCCATCCTGACCACTCACACCACCCTGGAGCACTCCGACTGTGCCTTCATGGTGGACAACGAGGCCATCTACGACATCTGCAGGAGGAACCTGGATATCGAGCGTCCGTCCTACACCAACCTCAACCGGCTCATCAGCCAGATCGTTTCCTCCATCACCGCCTCTCTGCGCTTCGACGGTGCCTTGAACGTCGACCTAACAGAGTTCCAGACCAACTTGGTGCCCTACCCTCGTATCCACTTCCCCCTGGCCACCTACGCTCCAGTCATCTCCGCTGAGAAGGCTTACCACGAGCAGCTCTCGGTGGCTGAGATCACCAACTCCTGTTTCGAGCCCAGCAACCAGATGGTGAAGTGCGATCCTCGGCATGGAAAGTACATGGCCTGCTGTTTGCTGTACAGGGGTGACGTGGTGCCAAAAGACGTCAACGTCGCCATCGCAGCCATCAAGACCAAGAGAAGCATCCAGTTTGTGGATTGGTGTCCCACTGGCTTCAAGGTGGGCATCAACTATCAGCCCCCAACGGTGGTTCCTGGAGGAGACTTGGCCAAGGTGCAGCGAGCCGTGTGCATGCTCAGCAACACCACCGCCATCGCCGAGGCCTGGGCTCGTCTCGACCACAAGTTTGACCTGATGTATGCCAAGAGAGCCTTCGTGCACTGGTATGTGGGTGAAGGCATGGAAGAGGGAGAGTTCTCTGAGGCCAGAGAAGACATGGCAGCTCTGGAGAAGGATTATGAAGAAGTGGGCATCGATTCATTTGAAGAAGACGAGGAAGGGGAAGAGTTCTAA
- the LOC132143375 gene encoding serine/threonine-protein kinase 16-like: MGQALCICSRSAFTFDNKRYYFIQKLDEGGFSYVDLLEGAHDGRFYALKRILCHDREGRKEAQNEVEMHRLFNHPNILSLTSHTFMERGGKCEAWLLLPYISKGSLWAVLEKLRDKGSSMPESRILHILHGICEGLRAIHEKGYAHRDLKPTNVLLDENDCPFLMDLGSMNKAKIEVRGSREAMTVQDWAAQRCTISYRAPELFNVESHCIIDERTDIWSLGCVLYCMMILEGPYDLIFQKGDSVALAVQNPVSIPQPCSYSQGLQTLLSSTMVTNPQERPRISWVLEQVQNLRDSDGTDVDTNRV; the protein is encoded by the exons ATGGGTCAAGCTCTGTGTATCTGCTCGCGCAGTGCCTTCACCTTCGACAACAAGAGATACTACTTCATCCAGAAACTAGATGAAGG AGGTTTCAGCTATGTGGATCTGTTAGAAGGTGCACATGACGGCCGCTTCTACGCTCTGAAGCGGATCCTTTGCCATGACCGCGAGGGCCGCAAGGAGGCTCAGAACGAGGTGGAGATGCACCGCCTTTTCAACCATCCCAACATCCTCAGCCTGACCTCACACACCTTCATGGAGCGCGGCGGGAAGTGTGAGGCCTGGCTGTTGCTCCCATACATCAGT AAGGGAAGTCTGTGGGCTGTTCTGGAGAAGCTGCGGGATAAGGGGAGCTCTATGCCTGAGAGCCGCATACTACACATTCTGCATGGCATCTGTGAAGGCCTCAGAGCTATTCACGAAAAAGGCTATGCACACAG GGACTTGAAACCTACCAACGTTTTACTAGATGAGAACGATTGTCCTTTTTTAATGGACTTGGGCTCCATGAACAAGGCCAAGATTGAAGTTCGAGGGTCACGGGAGGCCATGACGGTCCAG GATTGGGCTGCTCAGAGGTGCACCATCTCCTACAGAGCACCAGAGCTCTTTAATGTGGAGAGTCACTGTATCATTGATGAGAGAACAGATATTTGg TCTCTAGGCTGTGTGCTGTACTGCATGATGATCCTGGAGGGACCGTATGACTTGATTTTTCAGAAGGGTGACAGTGTGGCTCTCGCCGTCCAGAATCCAGTCTCCATTCCACAGCCATGCAG TTATTCTCAAGGTCTTCAAACCCTCCTTAGCTCCACTATGGTGACCAATCCTCAGGAAAGGCCCAGAATCAGCTGGGTTCTTGAGCAGGTCCAGAACCTTCGGGACTCAGACGGTACAGACGTAGATACCAACAGAGTATGA
- the mnx2b gene encoding motor neuron and pancreas homeobox 2b: MEKSKNFRIDALLAEEPRRGTREVSPGLSSDSPTGSPVSCRRSDTPSPRGTPGAIHLQTGIIPKPGLLNLPHPGLTSLPGMYTTPMYPISALGGQHPALAYSGFTQLTQPYHEQLKAAAMAGSLPLEHWIRASIMVPRLPEYTSAPQSGLMGKCRRPRTAFTSQQLLELENQFKLNKYLSRPKRFEVATSLMLTETQVKIWFQNRRMKWKRSRKAKEQAAQVEVDRQRGGTKSTNERPGRDSRRAIAQSVEEHEEEDNIEEEDEEDEEEGQHKFINDNLDVPDFLHHASALRYHPDSPFSEDDMEEVGGGDRQIGAGF, from the exons ATGGAAAAATCAAAGAACTTCAGGATCGACGCCCTTCTGGCTGAAGAACCACGTCGAGGGACCCGAGAAGTATCACCTGGACTGAGCAGCGACAGCCCGACGGGTAGCCCGGTGTCCTGCAGGCGCTCCGACACTCCATCCCCGCGCGGGACCCCCGGTGCCATACACCTCCAAACCGGAATCATACCTAAACCAGGGCTGCTCAATCTCCCACACCCAGGGCTCACTTCGCTTCCAGGCATGTACACGACACCCATGTACCCCATTTCAGCTCTGGGAGGTCAGCACCCTGCCCTGGCGTACTCGGGTTTTACGCAGCTGACCCAGCCGTACCATGAGCAGCTGAAGGCGGCGGCGATGGCCGGATCATTACCGCTGGAGCACTGGATACGAGCTAGCATCATGGTACCACGACTGCCCGAATACACCT CCGCCCCCCAGTCCGGTTTGATGGGGAAATGTCGTAGACCACGGACAGCATTCACCAGTCAACAACTACTGGAGCTGGAAAACCAGTTTAAACTGAACAAGTACCTTTCCAGACCCAAACGCTTCGAAGTGGCCACATCACTCATGCTGACGGAGACACAG GTCAAGATCTGGTTCCAGAACCGCAGAATGAAGTGGAAACGCAGTCGTAAGGCTAAAGAACAGGCCGCGCAGGTCGAGGTCGATCGTCAACGCGGGGGAACCAAATCGACCAATGAGAGACCAGGAAGGGACAGTCGCAGGGCCATCGCTCAGAGTGTGGAGGAGCATGAGGAAGAGGACAATattgaggaggaggatgaggaagatgaggaggaaggGCAACACAAATTCATAAATGACAACCTTGATGTACCAGACTTTCTGCATCATGCGTCTGCGTTAAGATACCACCCCGACAGCCCGTTCTCGGAGGACGACATGGAGGAGGTGGGAGGAGGCGACAGGCAGATTGGGGCAGGGTTCTGA